The following proteins are co-located in the Tachysurus vachellii isolate PV-2020 chromosome 19, HZAU_Pvac_v1, whole genome shotgun sequence genome:
- the bhlhe23 gene encoding class E basic helix-loop-helix protein 23, with product MNAREENLLKSISNDTLLDLTQRYGQAALGFGAGHGASSPARFALASSAAADFLTAQTAKSGESGGEHTSDDDDGFDVDARKQSPAFGEDPKHAATKKPKEQRSLRLSINARERRRMHDLNDALDGLRAVIPYAHSPSVRKLSKIATLLLAKNYILMQAQALEEMRRLVAYLNQGQTITSAVPSALAPFGQTAATVYPFSGTALAACVEKCSYSAAPSSLFKHCSDKP from the coding sequence atgaATGCACGAGAGGAGAATCTGCTGAAATCGATCAGCAACGACACGCTGCTGGACCTGACGCAGCGTTACGGCCAAGCGGCACTGGGTTTCGGCGCGGGTCACGGCGCATCAAGTCCTGCCCGCTTCGCGCTCgcctcctctgctgctgcagACTTCCTCACGGCGCAGACGGCCAAATCCGGCGAGAGCGGCGGCGAGCACACGAGCGACGACGACGACGGCTTCGATGTGGACGCTCGGAAACAGAGCCCGGCCTTTGGAGAGGACCCCAAGCACGCGGCCACCAAGAAACCCAAGGAGCAGCGCTCACTGCGCCTGAGCATCAACGCGCGCGAGCGCCGGCGCATGCACGACCTGAATGATGCGCTGGACGGCCTGCGCGCCGTCATCCCGTACGCACACAGCCCGTCTGTGCGCAAACTGTCCAAAATCGCCACGCTGCTTCTCGCCAAGAACTACATCCTCATGCAGGCGCAGGCTCTGGAGGAGATGCGCCGGCTCGTGGCGTACCTTAACCAGGGCCAAACGATCACGTCGGCCGTACCGAGCGCACTGGCCCCGTTCGGACAGACCGCTGCCACCGTATACCCGTTCTCAGGCACGGCGCTAGCAGCCTGCGTGGAGAAGTGCTCGTACTCGGCGGCGCCTTCGAGTCTCTTCAAGCACTGCAGCGATAAGccttga